A DNA window from Aphelocoma coerulescens isolate FSJ_1873_10779 chromosome 7, UR_Acoe_1.0, whole genome shotgun sequence contains the following coding sequences:
- the LOC138113336 gene encoding maestro heat-like repeat-containing protein family member 7 — MEQRPPTMPKLAWVEEDEEGPGAVPEQQLEEVEQFQLPQEDPAVDRTQEHNPARGRFRRTAQMVCKFIKSIREKETSVTGTGVIPYSEVFKHEASAALLDLLVEQGVSSPEQVPAMVRYIHRWLMANEPAEHRLDNTLLELTEAQPADVVMTLLRVAPSCDRAAATMWMTIMSSPRTAELAQLLLLDVLGNWPEHSMRTSDGDNTDVFALAATVVMWKILQMPCVPHVLILFFPRLFAYLLFQVYFSTLDTPEEVNTFWKGCQEEHGLATNPSRFAVRTLKALLCLLQCEHVVMAMERKCGWDTLLCADTHHYAMGLLAREMRRASLHLCKSILCCLLEMLSKEMPYWDFPALAFLVEVLECLDLSECSDSIMDVVTRHLKSERREMRRLALRVLLLLRDDPSMAERMWSLNKSLVVLLRDSDNDVVRMTIVLLSYFFLDKDAPIPSPIALQLAEALLPLFDHDDSQVQLLSMFVFRTLMSFVIEKEPLKTQVCQSLLPLFFHCHDENQHVAEASWETLLCAVQFLKRRDLENLVKKEKLWKFAECLLAEDRSRAADHLSLALPYLENPQESLREAAVRFMEIAGRSMRGQHKELQLMCKALEQLTEDISPAVSNLALQTLYALRSLETSRYSVFRRLQDQLRRAWKTRPRLSSLGRLRFWSSARADLGGSACWGHLS; from the exons ATGGAGCAGAGACCCCCAACCATGCCCAAGCTGGCCTGggtggaggaggatgaagaaggccctggagctgtcccagaaCAGCAGCTAGAAGAGGTGGAGCAGTTCCAGCTGCCACAGGAGG ACCCAGCCGTGGACCGGACACAAGAGCACAACCCCGCCCGTGGCCGCTTCCGCAGAACAGCGCAG ATGGTTTGCAAATTCATCAAGAGCATTCGGGAGAAAGAGACCAGTGTCACGGGCACTGGGGTCATACCATACTCAGAGGTCTTCAAACACGAGGCCAGTGCCGCCCTGCTGGATTTGCTTGTGGAGCAGGGTGTTTCCAGTCCAGAACAA GTGCCTGCCATGGTGAGGTACATCCACCGATGGCTCATGGCCAATGAGCCTGCTGAGCACAGGCTGGACAATACCCTGCTGGAGCTGACAGAGGCACAGCCAGCTGATGTAGTCATGACTCTCCTGCGTGTGGCCCCATCGTGTGACAG agctgctgcgaCCATGTGGATGACAATCATGTCCTCGCCCAGGACTGCGGAGCTggcgcagctgctgctcctcgaTGTGCTGGGGAACTGGCCAGAGCACAGCATGCGCACCTCCGATGGCGACAACACAGATGTCTTTGCCCTGGCT GCAACTGTGGTGATGTGGAAGATCCTCCAGATGCCCTGTGTCCCACACGTACTGATATTATTTTTCCCCCGCCTCTTTGCGTATCTCCTCTTCCAAGTGTACTTCAGCACACTGGATACGCCAGAGGAGGTCAATACCTTCTGGAAGGGATGCCAGGAGGAACACGGCCTTGCCACCAACCCCAGCAG GTTTGCAGTGCGGACCCTGAAGGCCCTGCTCTgccttctccagtgtgagcacgTGGTGATGGCAATGGAGCGCAAGTGTGGCTGGGACACGCTGCTCTGTGCCGACACCCACCACTATGCCATGGGTCTGCTGGCCAG GGAGATGAGACGAGCATCGCTGCACTTGTGTAAAAGCATCTTATGCTGTCTCCTTGAGATGCTCAGCAAAGAGATGCCATACTGGGATTTCCCCGCCCTGGCGTTCCTTGTGGAG GTCCTGGAGTGCCTGGACCTGAGTGAATGCAGTGACAGCATAATGGATGTCGTAACAAGACACCTGAAGAGCGAGCGCAGGGAGATGCGTCGCCTGGCACTCAGGgtcctcctcctgctcagggATGATCCCTCAATG GCCGAAAGAATGTGGAGCCTGAATAAAAGCCTTGTGGTGCTCCTGCGGGATAGTGACAACGACGTGGTTAGGATGACCATCGTTCTCCTGAGTTATTTCTTCCTGGACAAGGATGCCCCGATACCGAGCCCCATCGCCCTGCAGCTGGCTGAGGCCCTCCTGCCACTCTTTGACCAC GATGACAGCCAGGTGCAGCTGCTCTCCATGTTTGTCTTCAGAACACTGATGTCTTTTGTCATAGAAAAAGAGCCCCTGAAAACACAAGTGTGCCAAAGCCTGCTCCCactcttcttccactgccaCGATGAGAACCAGCACGTGGCAGAG GCTTCTTGGGAAACGCTGCTTTGTGCGGTCCAGTTTCTGAAGAGGAGAGATCTCGAAAACCTGGTGAAGAAGGAGAAGCTGTGGAAGTTTGCTGAGTGCCTG ctggcagaggacaggagccGAGCGGCCGATCACCTGAGCCTGGCCCTGCCGTACCTGGAGAACCCGCAGGAGTCCCTGCGAGAGGCGGCCGTCAGGTTCATGG AGATTGCCGGGCGGAGCATGAGGGGGCAGCACAAAGAGCTCCAGCTCATGTGCAAAG CCCTTGAACAGCTGACAGAGGACATCAGCCCTGCCGTCTCCAACCTGGCACTTCAAACATTGTACGCTCTCCGGTCACTAGAGACATCTCGATACTCCGTATTCCGGAGGCTGCAGGATCAACTCCGCAGGGCATGGAAGACACGGCCTCGGCTGTCGAGCCTTGGCCGGCTGCGTTTCTGGAGCTCTGCGAGAGCTGATCTGGGAGGCTCTGCCTGCTGGGGCCACCTGAGCTAG